One window of Bacillus alkalicellulosilyticus genomic DNA carries:
- a CDS encoding EAL domain-containing protein, with amino-acid sequence MEELTGSYNLWLVALSLGIAIFAAYTALDLAGRVIHSKGIYKRGWLLGGSVAMGIGIWSMHFIGMIAFQLPMVMSYQTGGVIKSIIFAFVGSFIALYVVSSSTKLSKHRLIIGGITMGAAISTMHYVGMDAMEGMSISYDPYLFLLSIVVAVIVSIVALKIAFELARIANSKLLYLMKVTSALVMGAAIAGMHYIGMAAASFSMYPHEHVHESGLDMNIIAVSIALCTLLVQSFLVLGVFTERRLHSQAQKLITSELRYRSLVDNNLDMIFSMDTKGQFISLNKSGLEIIKVDDLTKIDLRSLFTRDNWNRVKKEFCGVVRKGKPVNFETCLEINQSTIFINVMLVPIYLDDQLDSIYGIARDITSQEEAKKKIFGLAYTDQLTGLPNRRYLIDEINRGLKTNKKVAVYFLDLNRFKVINDALGHSVGDELLQVVATRLGECLNGEGILGRLGGDEFTILLPSLQNLDQPTKLAQKIISEFSKPIDLKGRQVHTSVSIGIAVSPNDGDTADVLMKRADIAMYASKKRGESTYSYYSATLSEKTESLLLLEEELLQGIDRDEFFLVFQPQINASQEGVLGVEALVRWLKPDGSIKGPGEFIPLAEESGLILPLGNKILHLAFEQAQNWLLKGTPIRVSINLSPKQFQNEFLVEEIERLITQYQLPPELIELEVTESMTMENRERSIAVLQNLNNLGVQLAIDDFGTGHSSLQYLKDFPIHRLKIDRSFISEIAENPKSKQITSAIILLGKALNLEVTAEGVETIEQLKELSEHPSISIQGYYFSRPVSHSEIEKNYLS; translated from the coding sequence TTGGAAGAATTGACTGGTTCATATAATTTATGGTTGGTTGCTCTATCATTAGGTATAGCAATTTTTGCAGCGTATACTGCACTCGATTTAGCAGGTAGAGTGATTCACTCTAAAGGAATTTATAAAAGAGGTTGGCTTTTAGGTGGCTCTGTGGCAATGGGCATTGGAATTTGGTCAATGCACTTCATTGGTATGATTGCTTTTCAGTTGCCAATGGTTATGTCCTATCAAACAGGTGGCGTCATAAAGTCCATTATTTTTGCGTTTGTTGGCTCTTTTATTGCATTATATGTTGTGAGTTCAAGTACAAAACTTTCAAAACATAGATTGATAATCGGTGGAATCACCATGGGGGCGGCAATTTCTACTATGCATTACGTAGGAATGGATGCAATGGAAGGGATGTCCATCTCATATGACCCTTATTTGTTCCTTTTATCAATTGTTGTAGCTGTAATTGTTTCCATAGTTGCTTTAAAAATTGCTTTTGAATTAGCGCGTATTGCTAATTCTAAATTGCTCTATTTAATGAAGGTAACAAGCGCATTGGTGATGGGTGCTGCAATAGCAGGAATGCATTATATTGGTATGGCAGCAGCCAGTTTTTCTATGTATCCTCATGAGCATGTTCACGAATCTGGTTTAGATATGAATATTATCGCTGTATCGATTGCACTTTGTACATTATTAGTTCAGTCCTTTCTTGTGTTAGGCGTTTTTACAGAACGTCGCTTGCATTCTCAAGCTCAGAAATTGATAACAAGTGAACTAAGGTATCGGTCACTAGTAGATAATAATTTAGATATGATTTTCTCGATGGACACCAAAGGTCAATTCATATCCTTGAATAAATCCGGACTTGAGATTATAAAGGTAGATGACCTAACAAAGATTGATTTGCGTTCTTTGTTTACTAGGGATAATTGGAATCGTGTGAAAAAAGAGTTTTGTGGCGTAGTAAGGAAAGGAAAGCCAGTAAATTTCGAAACTTGTCTTGAGATTAATCAGAGTACGATTTTCATAAATGTGATGTTGGTCCCTATTTACTTAGATGACCAATTGGATAGTATATATGGAATAGCAAGGGATATTACGTCTCAGGAAGAAGCCAAAAAGAAAATATTCGGTTTAGCGTATACAGATCAGTTAACAGGGCTTCCCAACCGCCGTTACTTAATTGACGAAATTAATAGGGGGCTAAAGACAAACAAAAAAGTGGCTGTGTATTTTCTGGACTTAAATCGATTTAAAGTGATTAATGATGCTCTTGGCCATAGTGTTGGCGACGAATTATTACAAGTTGTTGCGACTAGGCTAGGTGAATGCTTGAATGGGGAAGGGATACTTGGACGTTTAGGTGGAGATGAATTTACAATTTTATTACCAAGTCTGCAAAACCTCGACCAGCCAACGAAACTAGCACAAAAGATAATTAGCGAATTCTCAAAACCAATAGACTTAAAGGGTCGTCAAGTACACACCTCAGTAAGTATTGGGATCGCGGTATCTCCAAACGATGGTGATACCGCAGATGTGTTAATGAAGCGTGCGGATATAGCAATGTATGCATCAAAAAAAAGAGGAGAAAGCACCTATTCTTATTATTCAGCAACCCTTTCTGAGAAAACGGAATCGCTTTTACTTTTGGAAGAAGAGTTACTACAAGGGATAGACAGAGATGAGTTTTTCTTAGTCTTTCAACCCCAAATCAATGCGAGTCAGGAAGGTGTCCTTGGAGTAGAGGCATTGGTACGTTGGCTTAAACCAGATGGAAGTATTAAGGGTCCAGGTGAATTTATTCCATTGGCTGAAGAATCGGGTCTAATTCTACCTTTAGGAAATAAAATATTACACCTAGCCTTTGAACAAGCTCAAAATTGGTTATTAAAAGGAACACCGATTAGGGTTTCCATTAATCTCTCTCCAAAACAGTTTCAAAATGAGTTCCTAGTCGAGGAAATTGAACGGTTAATTACTCAATACCAACTACCACCTGAATTAATAGAACTTGAAGTTACAGAGAGTATGACGATGGAAAATAGGGAGAGATCGATTGCTGTATTACAGAATTTAAACAATTTAGGTGTTCAATTAGCCATTGATGACTTTGGGACGGGACATAGCTCCTTACAATACTTAAAGGATTTCCCGATTCATCGATTGAAAATTGACCGGTCCTTTATTTCAGAAATTGCGGAAAACCCTAAGTCAAAACAAATTACGAGTGCGATCATCTTGTTGGGTAAAGCATTAAATCTGGAAGTGACTGCTGAAGGTGTTGAGACGATTGAACAATTAAAAGAATTGTCGGAACACCCCTCAATCTCAATACAAGGATATTACTTTAGTAGACCGGTCAGTCACTCAGAAATTGAAAAAAACTATCTAAGCTGA
- a CDS encoding SRPBCC family protein, producing MSTYGSLHEKEGRHVLVFERKYSCSPETVFRFITEPNYFTQWYPFATGDMDLSVGGKIKFNDGEGSIYEGVITELDPPKSFCFQEGNDVLVMSINVAVEGCTLTFSHTFDDREMAIYIAAGWHRCLDVFGQLIDGRAIEWEDNALELREYYKKKFI from the coding sequence ATGAGTACCTATGGCAGTCTCCATGAAAAAGAAGGAAGACACGTATTGGTTTTTGAACGGAAATATTCATGTAGTCCTGAAACCGTATTTCGATTTATAACCGAACCTAATTATTTCACTCAGTGGTATCCTTTTGCAACTGGAGATATGGACCTTAGTGTTGGTGGAAAGATTAAGTTCAATGATGGAGAAGGTTCAATCTATGAGGGAGTGATTACCGAATTAGATCCTCCAAAGTCCTTTTGTTTTCAGGAAGGTAATGATGTGTTAGTGATGAGCATAAATGTTGCAGTTGAAGGGTGCACCTTGACGTTTAGTCATACGTTTGATGACCGAGAAATGGCGATATATATAGCCGCAGGATGGCACAGATGCTTGGATGTTTTTGGTCAACTAATCGATGGTCGTGCAATAGAATGGGAAGACAATGCATTAGAATTACGTGAGTATTACAAAAAGAAGTTTATCTAA
- a CDS encoding alpha/beta hydrolase: MGKETEKHKEFIPVPDEYRLENEKQGTIESVHYQVPNLENGSRTKHANVYLPYGYDASDTNKKYNVFYLLHGGGEDENLLFGGPGQNRELKNILDHMIANGVIEPMIVVTPTFYGVKNNLKNDPARSHVENVDHPLPIVETEFFHDELVNDLIPFVETNYHTYAGTASKEELKASRGHRAFGGFSMGSVTTWYTYINCLDYFKYFVPLSGDCWALAQKAEGEKAKETAEYLAKVAKEAGYTPSDFYLFCATGKQDIAYPNMKPQMDAMKELTDTFIYSSNTKEGNFYFIECEGGVHTWHWVNQFIYDILPDLFKD; encoded by the coding sequence ATGGGAAAAGAAACCGAAAAGCATAAGGAGTTTATACCAGTTCCTGATGAATACAGATTGGAGAACGAAAAGCAGGGTACCATTGAGAGCGTACACTATCAAGTTCCTAATTTAGAGAATGGTAGTCGTACGAAGCATGCGAATGTGTATCTGCCCTATGGCTATGACGCTAGCGATACAAATAAAAAATATAATGTTTTCTATTTGCTGCATGGGGGCGGGGAGGATGAAAATCTCTTATTCGGTGGACCTGGTCAAAACAGAGAGTTAAAGAATATTTTGGACCATATGATAGCTAATGGCGTTATCGAACCTATGATTGTTGTGACGCCTACATTTTATGGTGTGAAAAATAATTTGAAGAACGACCCAGCACGTTCTCATGTGGAAAACGTTGACCATCCCCTTCCTATCGTGGAAACTGAATTTTTTCATGACGAATTGGTCAATGACTTAATTCCTTTTGTTGAAACAAACTATCATACGTATGCAGGAACAGCGAGTAAAGAAGAATTGAAGGCTTCGCGTGGACATAGAGCGTTTGGAGGATTTTCCATGGGCTCAGTTACAACTTGGTACACATACATAAACTGCCTTGATTACTTCAAATATTTTGTCCCTTTAAGTGGTGATTGTTGGGCATTGGCTCAGAAGGCGGAAGGCGAAAAGGCAAAAGAAACAGCGGAATATTTAGCTAAAGTGGCAAAAGAAGCTGGTTATACACCAAGCGATTTCTACTTGTTCTGCGCAACGGGAAAACAGGACATTGCGTATCCGAATATGAAACCACAGATGGATGCGATGAAAGAGTTAACCGATACCTTCATCTATTCATCGAATACAAAAGAAGGAAACTTTTATTTCATTGAATGCGAAGGTGGAGTACACACGTGGCATTGGGTGAACCAGTTTATTTACGACATATTACCTGATTTATTTAAAGACTAA
- a CDS encoding MFS transporter produces the protein MSPRDCVSSNQISIAPKEKTMGQKSTIAEEQIEDGVRSLWNTSFLFLIVVSLITAMGFNMIYVIISKYAMGITSSLSIAGVIAGIFSIAALVMRPFAGLTVDRMNKKTLCIMANLLIGVSVLGYALFENIPALFFFRILHGIAFGVSSTVIIALVTKYIPRERIGEGLGYFGLGQVVAQVISPPLGVYIEAEYGFQLLFLLIASLSFIGAVLLTWLRYPKSKKPERKQKRKITLDSLFAKEVMVYAAIGGMFSFGNGIVSTFLILLGQERDISNISLFFSVGAVVLFILRLFGGRIVDRTGLTLVVNVSLVVTALSMFLVGVSPVLSLLLVASVLKSIGQGLGHISLQTACIKGVDASRVGVATSTFYIGADIGQGIGPMVGGVISANYGYNGLFLVCAALMLISMLFFNVHQRKHQEA, from the coding sequence ATATCACCAAGAGACTGTGTATCTAGTAATCAGATTTCAATAGCACCAAAGGAGAAGACAATGGGGCAAAAAAGTACGATAGCAGAAGAACAAATTGAAGACGGTGTTAGGTCTTTATGGAACACCTCCTTTCTATTTTTAATCGTTGTTAGTTTGATTACTGCAATGGGCTTTAATATGATTTATGTCATTATTTCAAAGTATGCAATGGGTATTACTTCTTCCTTATCGATTGCGGGCGTTATCGCAGGGATTTTTTCCATTGCGGCTCTAGTGATGCGGCCCTTTGCCGGATTAACAGTGGATAGAATGAACAAGAAGACATTATGTATTATGGCCAATCTATTAATTGGGGTTTCTGTTTTAGGCTATGCCTTATTCGAAAACATCCCAGCGTTATTTTTCTTCAGAATTTTGCACGGAATTGCTTTTGGGGTTAGTAGTACCGTCATCATTGCTCTTGTGACAAAGTACATTCCTAGAGAGCGAATTGGTGAAGGACTTGGGTATTTTGGACTTGGTCAGGTTGTGGCACAAGTTATCAGCCCACCTCTTGGAGTATATATTGAAGCGGAGTATGGGTTTCAATTGCTTTTTCTACTGATTGCATCATTGTCATTTATCGGAGCCGTCCTGCTAACATGGCTTCGCTATCCGAAGAGCAAGAAACCTGAACGTAAGCAAAAAAGAAAGATCACGTTAGATTCACTTTTTGCCAAAGAGGTGATGGTATATGCGGCGATAGGGGGCATGTTTTCATTTGGAAACGGAATTGTAAGTACATTCCTGATTTTGTTAGGTCAGGAAAGGGATATTTCGAATATCAGCTTGTTTTTTTCCGTAGGTGCCGTCGTTCTGTTTATCCTGCGACTGTTTGGTGGACGAATTGTCGACAGAACAGGGTTGACTTTGGTCGTGAATGTCTCACTTGTCGTTACCGCCTTATCCATGTTTTTAGTTGGTGTTTCTCCCGTACTAAGCTTATTACTTGTAGCGTCTGTGCTGAAGTCTATAGGTCAAGGATTAGGGCATATATCGCTGCAGACCGCCTGTATTAAAGGAGTAGATGCAAGCAGGGTAGGTGTGGCTACAAGTACCTTTTACATTGGCGCAGACATTGGTCAAGGAATTGGTCCTATGGTTGGTGGAGTGATTTCTGCTAACTATGGTTACAACGGACTTTTTCTTGTATGTGCTGCTCTTATGTTGATTTCAATGCTGTTCTTTAACGTACACCAGAGAAAACATCAGGAAGCGTAA
- a CDS encoding MarR family winged helix-turn-helix transcriptional regulator encodes MKKRFHKLLVGTSNLHYRKSTSQFSALGLSPGQPKILETLIDLEGCMQKELAEACEVEPATITSILPGMEKNDLIKRETIVNAPGKRALSVRLTEKGKAMEREVATIFHDVEEECFRGFTEEEKETFLSLLERVHNNMK; translated from the coding sequence ATGAAAAAGAGATTTCATAAGTTGTTAGTGGGAACATCTAACTTGCATTATAGAAAGAGTACAAGTCAATTTAGTGCACTTGGTTTATCGCCAGGGCAGCCAAAAATATTGGAAACGTTAATAGATTTAGAGGGTTGTATGCAAAAGGAGTTAGCGGAGGCTTGTGAAGTGGAGCCGGCTACAATTACAAGTATATTACCGGGTATGGAGAAAAACGATTTAATCAAACGGGAAACAATCGTGAATGCGCCAGGGAAAAGGGCCTTAAGTGTGAGGTTAACGGAAAAAGGAAAAGCAATGGAAAGGGAAGTAGCAACAATTTTTCATGACGTAGAGGAAGAATGTTTCAGAGGATTTACAGAGGAAGAGAAAGAAACGTTCTTGTCGCTTCTGGAGAGAGTTCACAACAATATGAAGTAG